The Thamnophis elegans isolate rThaEle1 chromosome Z, rThaEle1.pri, whole genome shotgun sequence genome contains a region encoding:
- the LOC116521557 gene encoding vomeronasal type-2 receptor 26-like — MTQNYQHILALVFAIREINEDPQILPNLTFGFHIYDSHINTRWAFGSAMQLISPKEQFLPNYHCDRKDNLLAIIEGLDIESSYQIPNIFSIYKIPQLSYGSAPVMMDHTQSPYFYQMVPNEVYQYREILELLLYFRWTWVGFFIATGINSEWVLQVMIPEFAAHGICFAFIDTVHNVGMIIEYGDFKKWTFKLWNKFMTSTANVFLLFGKVQTPVFLDWLLVQGRDSEKINTTKGKVWILTAQLEAKSYSNKQGQISAKLIYSGALSLVVHSNWLPGFLQFILERKPSNVKEDFLIKDFWSSAFGCTFPNWILNHTNSDLCTGLESLENISENLLEKTITGQSYSIYNAAFAVAHAFHAMYSSRFKHNRMLKRERWTSLTQQSWKLLYFLKQVSFNNTVGEKISFDQNGILLTTFDVINWVLFPNESLIGVKVGMINSQVTRDHKLMMNKNPIVWHGWFNQVQPISACNEKCQPGYSKQKKEGEPFCCYDCIPCPESKISEWEDMPDCIECKQDLYPNKHQNVCIPKIVTFLSYNEPMGMGSTTGALFLSLITIALLKTFRMHHNTPIIKANNRDLTYILLTSLLLCFLCTLLFIGQPRKETCFLQQSFFGIVFSVAVSSVLAKTITVVLAFRGTPPGTKRSKGMGKGLANSIVIFCSLIQVGICIVWLSTSPPFLDADMHSGMGEITLQCNEASPVMFYSVIGYMGFLAIASFIVAFFARNLPDSFNEAKSITFSMLVFCSVWLSFVPTYLSTKGKYMVAVEIFSILASSVGLLSFIFFPKWYIIVVRPELNNKDHLKWRKR, encoded by the exons ATGACTCAGAACTACCAGCATATCTTGGCCTTGGTCTTTGCCATAAGGGAAATCAATGAAGATCCCCAAATCTTACCCAACTTGACCTTCGGATTCCATATCTATGATAGCCATATCAATACCAGGTGGGCCTTTGGTTCTGCAATGCAACTTATTTCTCCAAAAGAGCAATTTCTTCCCAATTACCATTGTGATCGTAAAGACAATCTTCTTGCAATTATTGAAGGACTTGACATTGAATCTTCCTATCAAATACCAAATATTTTTAGCATCTATAAGATTCCTCAG CTCTCCTATGGCTCTGCTCCAGTGATGATGGATCACACCCAATCACCTTATTTTTACCAAATGGTCCCAAATGAAGTCTATCAGTACAGAGAGATTCTTGAATTACTTCTTTATTTCAGGTGGACATGGGTAGGATTTTTCATTGCAACTGGAATTAATTCTGAATGGGTACTTCAAGTTATGATTCCAGAATTTGCTGCTCATgggatttgttttgcttttatagaTACAGTCCATAATGTAGGCATGATAATTGAATatggtgattttaaaaaatggacattTAAACTATGGAATAAATTCATGACCAGCACAGCCAATGTATTTCTCCTCTTTGGTAAAGTTCAAACTCCAGTGTTTTTGGACTGGTTGCTAGTCCAAGGAAGAGATAGTGAGAAAATAAACACAACAAAAGGTAAAGTGTGGATTTTGACTGCTCAGCTAGAAGCCAAGTCCTATAGTAATAAACAGGGTCAGATATCTGCTAAACTTATCTACTCTGGGGCTTTATCATTGGTTGTCCATTCCAATTGGCTGCCAGGATTTCTGCAATTCATTCTGGAGAGAAAGCCTTCCAATGTAAAAGAAGATTTTTTAATAAAAGACTTTTGGTCTTCTGCTTTTGGTTGCACCTTCCCCAACTGGATTCTGAACCATACAAATAGTGATCTCTGCACTGGACTAGAGAGCTTGGAAAACATTTCTGAAAACCTTTTGGAAAAAACCATTACTGGGCAAAGCTATAGTATCTATAATGCTGCCTTTGCTGTGGCTCATGCTTTCCATGCCATGTACTCATCCAGATTCAAGCACAACAGAATGCTGAAAAGGGAGAGATGGACATCTCTGACTCAGCAGTCATGGAAG CTGCTCTATTTTCtgaagcaagtgtcttttaataatACTGTAGGGGAAAAGATTTCCTTTGACCAGAATGGTATACTTCTAACAACATTTGATGTTATAAACTGGGTTTTATTTCCAAATGAGTCTTTAATTGGAGTAAAAGTTGGCATGATCAACTCACAAGTAACAAGAGATCACAAATTGATGATGAACAAAAATCCCATTGTTTGGCATGGCTGGTTTAACCAG GTGCAACCTATCTCTGCTTGTAATGAAAAGTGCCAACCTGGTTATagcaaacaaaagaaagaaggggaaccattttgctgctatgattgcaTTCCCTGTCCAGAAAGCAAGATTTCTGAGTGGGAAG ATATGCCTGACTGCATAGAGTGCAAGCAAGATCTTTACCCAAACAAGCATCAGAATGTCTGCATTCCAAAAATTGTAACCTTTTTATCCTATAACGAACCTATGGGAATGGGTTCAACCACTGGAGCTCTTTTCCTTTCACTAATAACTATTGCCTTGTTAAAAACATTTAGAATGCATCACAATACTCCCATCATCAAAGCTAATAACAGGGATCTCACTTATATTCTTCTTACCTCCCTTCTTCTCTGCTTCCTCTGTACTTTGCTTTTTATTGGGCAGCCTCGGAAGGAGACATGTTTTCTGCAGCAATCATTTTTTGGCATTGTCTTTTCAGTGGCTGTCTCTTCAGTATTGGCCAAAACCATTACTGTGGTTCTGGCATTCAGGGGTACCCCACCAGGGACAAAGAGATCTAAGGGGATGGGGAAAGGATTAGCCAATTCCattgttattttttgttctcttattCAGGTAGGCATTTGTATTGTGTGGCTGTCAACCAGTCCCCCGTTCCTGGATGCTGATATGCACTCAGGAATGGGTGAAATTACCCTCCAATGTAATGAGGCATCACCTGTCATGTTTTACAGTGTGATTGGGTACATGGGCTTTTTAGCCATTGCCAGCTTTATTGTGGCTTTCTTTGCCAGGAATTTACCTGATAGTTTCAACGAAGCCAAATCTATTACATTCAGCATGCTAGTGTTCTGCAGTGTGTGGTTGTCATTTGTTCCAACTTACTTGAGCACTAAAGGAAAATACATGGTTGCTGTGGAGATTTTCTCTATTttagcttccagtgttggattgCTGAGTTTCATATTTTTCCCCAAATGGTACATCATTGTTGTGAGGCCTGAACTGAACAACAAAGATCATCTTAAGTGGAGAAAGcgctga